CGAGGCCCTGGTGACCGCAGTCCCCGGGATCAAGTTCGGCCTCGCCTTCTCCGAGGCGAGCGGCAAGCGCCTCATCCGCCGCTCGGGGACGGACGAGGCCCTGGTGGAGCTCGCCGTGAAAAACCTCTTCAACCTCGCCTGCGGCCACGCCTTCCTCATCGTCTTGGGGGAGGGCTTTTACCCCATCAACGTCCTCCACGCGGTGAAGGCCTGCCCCGAGGTGGTGCGGATCTACGCCGCCACCGCCAACCCCCTCAAGGTGGTGGTGGCCGAGGAGGGGGAGCAAAGGGCCATCCTCGGGGTCATGGACGGCTTCACGCCCCTGGGCGTGGAGGACGAGGCCGAGGTGGCCTGGCGAAAGGACCTCCTCCGGCGCCTGGGGTACAAGCTTTAGGGCCTCTATACCCTTTCCGGTTTCCCTTCGTCCAACTGGCTTGGGGAAGCTCCCTAGGACCTTTTGCCGGGGCCCCCATGCTGGCGCAAGCCGGCATGGGGTGGGATCTAGAGAGGCTTCGCCGCGCCCATGCGGGCGTAGAAGGCGTGGGTTAGGGCGATGGCCAAGGCGTCCGCCAGGTGGCTTGGCCTCGGGGCCTCCTTCAGGCCCAGGATGCCCCGGACCATGAGGGCCACCTCCTCCTTGGCGGCGTGGCCGTGCCCCGCCAGGGCCTGCTTCACCTGCATGGGGCCGTAGGCGTAGACGGGCACCCCCGCTTCAAAGGCCGCCACCAAGACGGCCCCCAGGGCCCAGCCCACCTTGTAGGCGAGCTCGTTTTGGCGGTAGAAGAACTGCTCCTCCACCGCCACCGCCTCGGGCCGGAAGCGGTGGAGGGCCTCTAGGACCCGGGCGTGGATCCGTCCCACCCTCTCCCTTGCGGGCTCCTGCGGCGAGGTCTTCACCACCTCCCCGTGGAGGAGGCGGGCCTTGAGGGCCCCCTTCCCCTCCACCGCCACCACCCCGAGGCCCAGGTGGGTGATCCCGGGGTCTATGCCGGCCACGACCACGGGAAGGGGAAGCTCAGTTGCCCCGCCTGGGCGGGTAGTCCCCGTCCCCGTAGCGGATGAAGGCGGGGATGTCGTAGTTCGTCAGGTCCACGTGGCCCGTGGGGAAGTCCACGGGGCGGGCGGGGCGGGGCACCACGGTGCTCTCCGCGAAGCCCGCGGCGATGAGGATGACCCGGAGCTCGTCCTGGGCCCGCTCGTCGTAGGTGACCCCGTAGAGGATGTCCACGTCCTCGTGGCCCGTGGCCTCCCGGATCCTCTCCACCACCTCGGCGGCCTCCATGAGGGAGAGTTCCTCGGAGCCCACCACGTTGAGGAGGAGCCTTCTGGCCCCTTCAATGGAGCGCTCCAGGAGGGGGCTGTGGATGGCGCTTTTGGCCGCCTCCTCCACCCGGTTTTCCCCGCGCCCCGCCCCGATGCCCATGAGCACCTGGCCCGCGCCCTCCAAGAGGGCCTTGACGTCGGCGAAGTCCACGTTGATGAGGCCGGGGAGGTTGATGACGTCGGTGATCCCCTTGACCCCGTGGTACAGCACCCGGTCGGCGATGAGGAAGGCGTCTTTTAAGGTCATCTTCTTGTCCACGGCGGAGAGGAGGCGGTCGTTCTGGACCACCACCATGGCGTCCACCCGCTCCTTGAGCTTTTTGATGCCTTCCTCGGCGGTGCGCATGCGCTTGGGGCCCTCAAAGCTGAAGGGGCGCGTCACCACCGCCACGGTGAGGGCGCCGAGCCGCTTGGCGATGTCGGCGACCACGGGGGCGCTTCCCGTCCCCGTGCCGCCCCCCATGCCCGCGGTGATGAAGACGAGGTCCGCCCCCTCCAGGGCCTCGGCGATGAGGTCCTCGGCCTCGAGGGCCGCCTTCTCCCCAATCTCGGGGTTGGCCCCGGCCCCGAGGCCCCGGGTGAGCTTCTCCCCGAGCTGGATCCGGTGGTCGGCGAGGCTTTTGGCCAACACCTGGGCGTCCGTGTTGGCGGCGATGAACTCCACGCCGGAAAGCCCCGCCTCAATCATGCGGTTCACCGCGTTGTTCCCCGCACCCCCGAGCCCGATGACCTTGATGACCGCTCCTTCCATACCCCCCTCCCTCTAGAACAGGTTGCTCAGAAACTCCTTGATCCTGGCCCAAAGCCCCTCGCCCTTGGGCTTGTCCTCCGGTTTTTCCCTGATCCGCTTGGCCTCCTGGGGCTTTAGGGGGAGGCTTGCCCCGTAGCGGACGAGCCCCACCGCCGCCGCGTGGGCGGGGGAGGCGACCACGTCCGTAAGCCCCGAAACCCCCTGGGGTTTGCCCACCCGCACGGGGAGGCCGTACTGCTGCCGGGCGAGGAGGTCGGTGCCCCGGAGGAGGGCCCCGCCCCCCGTGAGGACCACGCGGTTGACCTGGATCTCCAAAGGCCCCAGGGTTTCGTCCACGCTCTGGCGCGCCAGATGGAGGATCTCCCGCATCCGCGGCCGGATGATGCGGGCGAGCTCCGGGGCCGGAACCTCGCCCAGGGCGCCGCCCTCCTGGTTGATCTCCAGGACGAGCTCCGGGTCGGCGAGCTCCGGCAGGGCGGCCCCGTACTTGCGCTTGACCCGTTCCGCCTCCTCAAAGGGGATCTTGAGGAGCTGGGCGATGTCGTGGGTCACGTGGTCCCCGCCCAGGGGCACCACGGCCGAGTGGGCGAGCCTTCCGCCCCGGAAGACGGCCACGTCGGTGGTGCCGCCGCCGATGTCCAGGAGGAGGACGGTCATCTCCTCCTCCTCGGGGGTGAGGACGGCGAGCCCGCTGGCCAGGGCCTGGACGCAGACGGCGTCCAGGGCGAGGCCCGCTTCCTCCACGGCCCGGCGCAGGTTGGCGAGGGGGCCCCGGCCCGCAGCGATGAGGTGGACGTCCACCTCGAGGCGCACCCCCGCCATCCCCACGGGGTCCCGGATCCCCTCCTGGCCGTCCACCTTGAACTCCAGGGGCAGGGCGTGCAAAAGCTCCAGCTCCCCTTCAAAGGGGTAGGCCTTGGCCTGCTCTATGGCCCGCTCCACGTCCGCCTCGGCGATGGTGTGGCCGCGGCGGATGGCGGCGAGGCCGTGGCTGGTGACGCTTTTGAGGTGGGGGCCACCCACGCCCACCACCACCCGCTCCACCTTGACCCCGGCCACCCTTTCCGCCTGGAAGAGGCTTTGGCGGATGGCCTCCGTGGTCCTTTCCAGGTTGACCACCACCCCGCGCCGCAGCCCCTGGGAGGGGACGGTGCCCTCGCCGATGATGTCCAAAACGCCGTCAGGGGCGAGCTCCCCGATGACGGTGGTGACCTTGGTGGTGCCTACGTCCAAACCGGCGATGATCATGGGCGCTGACTCACCCCCCAAGAATACACGAAAACCCGCCCCTTAGGGCGCGCGGTTTGGGCGTACTTTAGCAGATACGCGGCCTCGGGGGCAAAGAGGGTGGCCCCTTCCAGCTCCACCCAGAAGCCCGCCGGGGTGTAGCGGATCTCCCGGGCCTGGGGGAAGGCCCGGCCCAGGGAGAGGAGGGCTTCCCGGGGGAGGGGCCCTACCCCCCGCACCCGGGGCCCGGGGGCGAGGGGGGCTCCTTGGGGGAGGAGGACGCCGTCCTCGGCCAGGGCGTCCCCGGTTTCCAGGGGGAGGAAGGGCCGGCGTTCCCGCACCCGGACGACCACCTGTCCCAAGGCGGGCTTTTCCAGGTGGGCTTCGGCCACCCAGGGGTTTTCCAGGAGGGGCCGGAGCCTGTTCCCTGAGACCCAAAGCCACGGGTCGCCCGGAGCGAGGCGGAGGGTTTGCAGGACGGCCTCCCTGGAGAGGTGGCGTAGCCCTTCCACCCGCACCTCCTCCACGGGGACGGCCACGAGGCTCGCCACGTAGAGGCTCGCCCCGAGGATGAGGAGGAGAACGCCTTTCACCACGCCCATCTTACCCCTCCTTTACGGCCACACCTCCCACTCCAGCTCCAAGGGAAGCTCCTCCTGGACCCGGCGGACGAGCTCCAGGACGTCCTTTGCCCGGGCCTGGCCCAGGTTGACGATGAAGTTGCCGTGCTCTAAGGAGATCATGGCGTCCCCCACCCGAAGCCCCTTGAGGCCGCGCTCGTCAATGAGCCGCCCCGCCGACTGGCCCGGGGGGTTCTTGAAGGCGCAGCCGGCGCTTTTCCGCTTGGGCTGGCCCTTGCGGGCCCGGTCCACCTCGGCCATGCGCCTCAGGATCTCCTCCTTGGGGCGCTCCTTCAGCTTGAGGCGCACCCGGGTGACGATGCCCCCGGGGGGGAGGCGGCTTTTCCGGTAGCCGAAGCCGAGTTCCTCCGGGCGGTAGACGTGGAAGGCGCCGTCGTGGAAGACCTCCACCGCCTCCAGGGCGTCGGCCATCTCCCCGAAGCGGGTGCCCGCGTTCATCTTCACCGCCCCGCCCACCTGGGCGGGGATGCCGAGGAGGCCCTCGAGGCCGGAAAGCCCCGCCCGGGCCGCCTCCTGGACGAGGAGGGGAAGGAGGGTCCCCGCCCCCACCCAGCCCTTCAGGTCGTAGGCCTGGAACTCGCCCGCAAGCCGGATGACCCGCTCCGGCACCCCCTCGTCCAGGACGAGGAGGTTGGAGCCGTTGCCCAGGACGCGGTAAGGGGCCTCGGTGGCCCGCTTAAGCTCCTCCCGGGTCTCCACGGTCCAAAGCTCCGCCGGCCCCCCTACCCCCAAGGTGGTGTAGTCCTTGAGCAGCACCCGTTCAACCTTCATGGACGAGCCTCCGCGCGAGAAGGGTCACGTCCCCGGCCCCCATGAAGAGGAGGAGGTCCTCGGGCCTTGCCGTGGCGCGGGCGTAGGCCAGGGCCTCTTCCTTGTCCATCCGGCGCGCGGACCGGCCCAGGTCCTCAAGCCTCTTTGCGATGCGGTCGGAAAGGGCCTCGGGGCTTTCCCGGCCCCGCTCCCCCGCGGTGTAGACGGGCAGGACCACCACCTCGTGGGCCCCCTTGAGGGCCTGGGCGAAGGCCTCCCAGAGCTCTTGGGTACGGAGGAGGCGGTGGGGCTGGAAGAAGACGCGGACCCGCCGCCCGGAGAGGAGGGCCGCTTCCAGGGTGGCCTGGACCTCGGTGGGGTGGTGGGCGTAGTCGTCCACCACCCAGGCCCCGCCCACCTCCCCCACCCGCTCAAACCGCCGCCCCACGCCGGGGAAGCGGGAAAGCCCCCGGGAGATGGCCTCCGGGGACGCCCCCAGGGCCAGGGCGGCGAGGGCGGCGGCGAGGGCGTTGTGGACGTTGTGCTTCCCCGGCACCCGCAGCTGAACCTCCCCCAGGGGGCCTTCCCGGTGGACGAGGCGGAAGGAGGTACAGGAGGGGCTTAGGTCCACCGCCTCCGCCCAAACCTCCCCTCCGGGGCCGAAGAGCCTCCGGGGAAGCCCCTCGGTGAGGGCGAGGAGGCCCGGGTCCGCCGCGGGGACCACCACGGTTTCTGCGCCCGCGAGGAAGCCCCGCATGGCCTCTCTTAGGGCCTCGAGGCTTTCGTGGTAGTTGGGGGCCCGCTCCCCCGGGGGGGCCACGTGGTCCGCCTCCAGGTTGGTGGCCACGGCGACGCTCACCCGGACCTCCCGGAAGAGGGGGTCCGACTCGTCCACCTCGGCCACCCGGGGCCCCCGGCCGGGGCGGGCGTTCCCGGGGAGGAGGGCGAGCTCCCCCCCCAGGAAGACCCAGGGGTCCAGGCCCGCCTCCAGGAGGATGGCCGCGAGCATCCCCGTGGTGGTGGTCTTGCCGTGGGTGCCGGTCACGCCCGCGGAGGGCCTTTGCGCGAGGAAGTGGGCGAGGAGCTCCATCCTGCGGAGGACCCTAAGGCCCCTCTTCCGGGCCGCCACCACCTCGGG
This region of Thermus thermophilus genomic DNA includes:
- a CDS encoding adenosine-specific kinase translates to MELKVIPIEKPENLNVILGQAHFIKTVEDLHEALVTAVPGIKFGLAFSEASGKRLIRRSGTDEALVELAVKNLFNLACGHAFLIVLGEGFYPINVLHAVKACPEVVRIYAATANPLKVVVAEEGEQRAILGVMDGFTPLGVEDEAEVAWRKDLLRRLGYKL
- a CDS encoding UDP-N-acetylmuramate dehydrogenase encodes the protein MKVERVLLKDYTTLGVGGPAELWTVETREELKRATEAPYRVLGNGSNLLVLDEGVPERVIRLAGEFQAYDLKGWVGAGTLLPLLVQEAARAGLSGLEGLLGIPAQVGGAVKMNAGTRFGEMADALEAVEVFHDGAFHVYRPEELGFGYRKSRLPPGGIVTRVRLKLKERPKEEILRRMAEVDRARKGQPKRKSAGCAFKNPPGQSAGRLIDERGLKGLRVGDAMISLEHGNFIVNLGQARAKDVLELVRRVQEELPLELEWEVWP
- the ftsZ gene encoding cell division protein FtsZ, whose translation is MEGAVIKVIGLGGAGNNAVNRMIEAGLSGVEFIAANTDAQVLAKSLADHRIQLGEKLTRGLGAGANPEIGEKAALEAEDLIAEALEGADLVFITAGMGGGTGTGSAPVVADIAKRLGALTVAVVTRPFSFEGPKRMRTAEEGIKKLKERVDAMVVVQNDRLLSAVDKKMTLKDAFLIADRVLYHGVKGITDVINLPGLINVDFADVKALLEGAGQVLMGIGAGRGENRVEEAAKSAIHSPLLERSIEGARRLLLNVVGSEELSLMEAAEVVERIREATGHEDVDILYGVTYDERAQDELRVILIAAGFAESTVVPRPARPVDFPTGHVDLTNYDIPAFIRYGDGDYPPRRGN
- the murC gene encoding UDP-N-acetylmuramate--L-alanine ligase; protein product: MRKAHIMGIEGVGMSALARLLMAEGVAVTGCDLAPGPRARRLGVPVHHGHDPGHLADEDTLVVPTPVPLDHPEVVAARKRGLRVLRRMELLAHFLAQRPSAGVTGTHGKTTTTGMLAAILLEAGLDPWVFLGGELALLPGNARPGRGPRVAEVDESDPLFREVRVSVAVATNLEADHVAPPGERAPNYHESLEALREAMRGFLAGAETVVVPAADPGLLALTEGLPRRLFGPGGEVWAEAVDLSPSCTSFRLVHREGPLGEVQLRVPGKHNVHNALAAALAALALGASPEAISRGLSRFPGVGRRFERVGEVGGAWVVDDYAHHPTEVQATLEAALLSGRRVRVFFQPHRLLRTQELWEAFAQALKGAHEVVVLPVYTAGERGRESPEALSDRIAKRLEDLGRSARRMDKEEALAYARATARPEDLLLFMGAGDVTLLARRLVHEG
- a CDS encoding FtsQ-type POTRA domain-containing protein produces the protein MGVVKGVLLLILGASLYVASLVAVPVEEVRVEGLRHLSREAVLQTLRLAPGDPWLWVSGNRLRPLLENPWVAEAHLEKPALGQVVVRVRERRPFLPLETGDALAEDGVLLPQGAPLAPGPRVRGVGPLPREALLSLGRAFPQAREIRYTPAGFWVELEGATLFAPEAAYLLKYAQTARPKGRVFVYSWGVSQRP
- a CDS encoding crossover junction endodeoxyribonuclease RuvC, which codes for MVVAGIDPGITHLGLGVVAVEGKGALKARLLHGEVVKTSPQEPARERVGRIHARVLEALHRFRPEAVAVEEQFFYRQNELAYKVGWALGAVLVAAFEAGVPVYAYGPMQVKQALAGHGHAAKEEVALMVRGILGLKEAPRPSHLADALAIALTHAFYARMGAAKPL
- the ftsA gene encoding cell division protein FtsA, which produces MIIAGLDVGTTKVTTVIGELAPDGVLDIIGEGTVPSQGLRRGVVVNLERTTEAIRQSLFQAERVAGVKVERVVVGVGGPHLKSVTSHGLAAIRRGHTIAEADVERAIEQAKAYPFEGELELLHALPLEFKVDGQEGIRDPVGMAGVRLEVDVHLIAAGRGPLANLRRAVEEAGLALDAVCVQALASGLAVLTPEEEEMTVLLLDIGGGTTDVAVFRGGRLAHSAVVPLGGDHVTHDIAQLLKIPFEEAERVKRKYGAALPELADPELVLEINQEGGALGEVPAPELARIIRPRMREILHLARQSVDETLGPLEIQVNRVVLTGGGALLRGTDLLARQQYGLPVRVGKPQGVSGLTDVVASPAHAAAVGLVRYGASLPLKPQEAKRIREKPEDKPKGEGLWARIKEFLSNLF